The Meiothermus ruber DSM 1279 genome includes the window CTACGAAACGAAGAATCTCTCCAGGCTCATTTTTTGCCGCTGGTGGCAGCATTGAAAATAGCGAAGGCTGCCATATGAGCAAAATCGGTGCCTTCCTCAGACAGCACTACCCCGCCCTAGCCCACCCCTCCTACGTCCGGCTGCTCTGGGCCACGGCCTTTTCCAGCCCGGGCCGTTCTGCCAGAAGCGCTGTGGCAGGGTATGGACACAAACGCTAATCGGGCCGGAACCGTAGGGGAGTGGACAGGGTGCGCAGGGACTCCTTGTACAACCGGGTCTGAGCGGCGATGCGGATGGGGGCGTTGACCGCGCCGTAGCCCTGGTACGCACCCCGGCGTTCGACAATTTCGATAAAAAAGAGATCGTCGAAGGTCTGGGTGTAGGCGTGGAAGAACTCACCCTCCGGGCTCTGGTCGTACAGCACGTTGAGGGCCTGCATGCGCTCTAGAAGGGCGGGCTCCAGCGCGTAGCGGGCCTCGAGGTCGTGGTAGTAGTTCTGAGGGATGGGGAGGAGCTGGAGGCCGTTGTTCTGTAGGCGCTCGAGGGTGCCAAAGATGTCGGAGGTAGCCAGAGCGATGTGCTGCACCCCGCCGCCGTAGTACTCGTTCAAGAAGCGCGCGGCCAGGGTGCCGCCGGCCTGGGAGGCGTTGAGCACCAGGCGCAGCGAGCGGTCGGGGCTTTCGGCGGCCTGGCTTTGAATGAGGCCGCCGGGGTCGGGAATCTCCAGCAGGTTGGAGGTTTGCAGGCCCAGGATGGTGCGGTAGAACAGAACCCAGGAAAGCACCTGGGCTGCCGGCATCACCTGGGCCAGATGGTCAATGCGCTGTAGAGCGGTGGGTGTGGGCTGGGGTGCGGCCAGCTCGAAATCCACTGCCCAGAAGCTGTCCATCTCCTGCTGGGCTTCAATCAGGTACAGCAGGCTTCCATCCAGACCGCGCAGGGCCGGGATCTGGTGCTCACCGGGGCCGGTTGGGCCGTAGAAGATGGGGGCCTTGTAGGTCTGGGCCCGTTGCAACACCTCCTCCACCCCCTCGACCAGAACCGCCACCGCGCAGACCGAGGTGCCATGCACCTGGTTGTAGGCCTGGGCAAAGCTGCCCGGCTCGCTGTTGAGAATGAAATTAATCTGCCCCTGCTGCCACAGGCTCACCTCCTTGGAGCGGTGCTGGCCGCGCTTCTGGAAGCCCAGGGCCCCGAGGAACTGGGCCAGGGTGGGAGCCATCTCCTCGCTGACGGCGAACTCCACGAAGGCCACCCCGCCGGTTTGCACGGGGAGCTTTTCCAGGGGGTTTTCCTGCAGGTAGACCAGCGAGCGGTAGCCGTCCAGGGCGGTTTCCTTGGGCGGGGTGGTGCGAAACTGGTCGTTGAAGACCTCGAGGGAAAGCCAGCCGTCGTAGCGGGTCTCCCTGAGCACCTGCATGAAGCGATCCAGCGGGAGCTGGCCCTGGCCGGGGAAGCTGCGGAAGTGTCGGCTCCAGGGCAGCACCCCCATCTCCAGCAGGGGGGCGTCGGCGATCTGCACCAGAAAAATCTTTTCCTTTGGGATCTTGGCGATGGCCGAAAGCTCGAGGTTTCTGGAGAAGATATGGAAGGTATCGAGGATCAGGCCTACCGCGGGGTGGTTGGCCCGGCGCACTACCTCCCAGGCGTCGCGGTAGTCGTAGATGTGCTTGGACCAGGCCAGCGCCTCGTAGCCGACCCGGAAGCCCCGCTGTCGGGCGCGTTCGCCCAGCTCATAGAGGTCTTCGGCAATGCGCTCGAGGCTCCCCGTGCTTTGCGGTGAGGTGTTGGCGCAGACGAAGAACAGGTCGGTGCCTAGCTCGGCCATCACGTCCATCTTGCGCTCGGCCCGGTCGAAAGCCCGGCTGCGCTGGGGTTCGGGCAGGCCTTCAAAGTCGCGGAAGGGCTGTAGGGTTACGATGGTAAGCCCCAGATCCTGGGCCATCTGCCGGATTTCCTGGGTGGAGCCCTCGAAGCTCAGCAAGTCGTTCTCGAACAGCTCGAAGCCCTCAAAACCAGCGGCGGCAATGGCCTCGAGCTTGCCCCGGAGGTCGCCGCTCAAACAAACCGTGGCCATGGATCTACGCATTGCATCCTCCATGCAGCAATACCACCTTGGCCTCGGCCAGCCGACCGGCCAGCAGCTCTTCGAAGCTGGTCTGGGCCATGGCAAAAGGCCGCCGGACGGCCAGGGTATCCGGCAGATGAGCCAGCAGCGCGGTGGCCCGGGCAAACTCGGCCTGGGTGAACACATACGAGCCCTGGATACGAATCTCCTGCAAGACTGTGCGCTGCAAGGGGAGGGGGGCCTCGAGGTCGCTCAAACCCACCAGCACCACGCTACCCCCCGGCCGGGCGGCGTTCACGGCCAGGGCCAGGGTGCTCTGGGCCCCTACGGTCTCGAGCACCCGGTCGTACTGTCCGCTGGGGGTCGGCACCACCTCGGCGATAAAGCCCAGCCCCTCGAGCCAGGCCGCGCGCAGCGGGTTGCGCTCGCTGACCGTTACCCGCGCCCCGGCCTGGGCCAGCAGCCAGGCCGCCAGGGTGCCGATGGCCCCCCCGCCCAGCACCAGCACCGGCCGGCCCAGCACCGGCCCGGCCAGCTCCACGGCCCGCAACGCTACCGCCAGCGGCTCGGCCAGGGCCCCTTTCCACAGCGGTACCCCGGCGGGCAGCCGGTGGAGCTGGGATAGGGGCACCCGGATCTGCTCGGCGAAACCGCCCCAGTAGTGAAAGCCGATGTTGGTACGATGGGCGCACAGGTTGCTCAGCCCTTCCCAGCAGGCCGGGCACTGGCCGCACGCCACCAGCGGGTTGACCGCTACCGCCTGGCCCAGCCAGTCCGGGGGGCCCTCCTGCACGA containing:
- a CDS encoding bifunctional sugar phosphate isomerase/epimerase/4-hydroxyphenylpyruvate dioxygenase family protein, producing MRRSMATVCLSGDLRGKLEAIAAAGFEGFELFENDLLSFEGSTQEIRQMAQDLGLTIVTLQPFRDFEGLPEPQRSRAFDRAERKMDVMAELGTDLFFVCANTSPQSTGSLERIAEDLYELGERARQRGFRVGYEALAWSKHIYDYRDAWEVVRRANHPAVGLILDTFHIFSRNLELSAIAKIPKEKIFLVQIADAPLLEMGVLPWSRHFRSFPGQGQLPLDRFMQVLRETRYDGWLSLEVFNDQFRTTPPKETALDGYRSLVYLQENPLEKLPVQTGGVAFVEFAVSEEMAPTLAQFLGALGFQKRGQHRSKEVSLWQQGQINFILNSEPGSFAQAYNQVHGTSVCAVAVLVEGVEEVLQRAQTYKAPIFYGPTGPGEHQIPALRGLDGSLLYLIEAQQEMDSFWAVDFELAAPQPTPTALQRIDHLAQVMPAAQVLSWVLFYRTILGLQTSNLLEIPDPGGLIQSQAAESPDRSLRLVLNASQAGGTLAARFLNEYYGGGVQHIALATSDIFGTLERLQNNGLQLLPIPQNYYHDLEARYALEPALLERMQALNVLYDQSPEGEFFHAYTQTFDDLFFIEIVERRGAYQGYGAVNAPIRIAAQTRLYKESLRTLSTPLRFRPD
- a CDS encoding zinc-dependent alcohol dehydrogenase: MQAWVLEDYGRLSVHHRETPEGAGVLLQVAACGICGSDLSVYKGAPAMRARWKPPLVLGHEIAGIVQEGPPDWLGQAVAVNPLVACGQCPACWEGLSNLCAHRTNIGFHYWGGFAEQIRVPLSQLHRLPAGVPLWKGALAEPLAVALRAVELAGPVLGRPVLVLGGGAIGTLAAWLLAQAGARVTVSERNPLRAAWLEGLGFIAEVVPTPSGQYDRVLETVGAQSTLALAVNAARPGGSVVLVGLSDLEAPLPLQRTVLQEIRIQGSYVFTQAEFARATALLAHLPDTLAVRRPFAMAQTSFEELLAGRLAEAKVVLLHGGCNA